The following DNA comes from Streptomyces globosus.
GGGTACTCGATGATGTCGTCGGGCAGCGCGTGAACGGCCCACCAGCGGAGATCGAGGCACTTCTCGGGCTCGCGGTTGACGGGCTCGCCGTTCCACACGGTGGCCTCGAAGAACAGGCCGATGCGCTCGACCTCGGGGCTCTGCCTGTGGTGCACGACGTGCACGAGCCGCAGGTGCGCCGGGTCCACCTCGACGCCGGTTTCCTCGCGCAGCTCACGTGCAGCGCCCACGGTGAGCGGCTCGCCGGCGTCGAGCTTGCCCGA
Coding sequences within:
- a CDS encoding NUDIX hydrolase, which translates into the protein MNAAAPATPVIDTHVILRDGDRILLSQRGGPYGYGRWHAPSGKLDAGEPLTVGAARELREETGVEVDPAHLRLVHVVHHRQSPEVERIGLFFEATVWNGEPVNREPEKCLDLRWWAVHALPDDIIEYPAAGLLGYLNRDGDRVLTEHGWH